DNA sequence from the Triticum urartu cultivar G1812 unplaced genomic scaffold, Tu2.1 TuUngrouped_contig_5824, whole genome shotgun sequence genome:
CCGGTATTTCGccaaaaaaaaattaaaaaaatttaATGCCCCCATACAATGTGGAAACCTGTGCACATCGCTGCTAGTATATAAATAGGCCAGCGCCATGCCTATTGCAGCATACATCTAAGTAGTTGCATATCTCACACTACTCATAACAATGTCGATTTCGTTCTCGCAAGAGCTGCTCATCCCCACCGTACTCGTGCTTCTTGTTTCCCTGTGCTTGTACTTCAGGTCTAGTAGTAGATCAAAGAATCCATCGGTGCTCCCAATCGACTGGCCAATAGTGCACATGTTGCCGGCATTCATTGCCAACCTCCATAACTTGTGTGACTATTGTGCTGCGAGCCTCGCCGAATCAGGCCACAACTTCAGGATACATCTTCCCCAAGCGCACATGTTCCTCACTTGCGACCCTGTGAACATCCGGCACATCTTCACGACGAACCACACAAACTTCCCAAAGGGCGTGGAGTTCGCAGCCATCTTCGACATCATGGCTGGAAGCTTCTTCACCATTGATGGTGAGCCGTATCATCGGCAGCGTGTGAAATTTCATAGCGTGCTCGGCAACCCACGGTTGGTTGCTAGTATGGTAGCTTGCTGCCGCGACAAGATGGAGAATGGCCTCCTCCCATTGTTCACACAAATGGCGAGCACCGGCACTCCATTCGACATGCAAGAAGTGGTTTCGAGGTTTATGTTTGACCTGGCTGCCACATCGCTCTTTGGTGTGGACACTAGCCTCTTATCCTTGGACATGCCTCCCATGGACGTTGCAATTGCGATGGACACCGTAATGGAGGTAGCCCTTTTCCGGCACATCCTGCCGGCCTCTTGCTGGAAGGCTATGAGGTGGCTAAACATCGGCCCAGAGAGAAAGCTCGATGCGGCACACACGGTGCTACGAGGGTTCGTCACAGATATGATCAAGGAGAAGATTAACAGAGGCTGTATTGGTAATGAAGAGGAGCAAGAAAGTGCAGATATTCTATCTTCCTACATCAACGATCCAGACTATGCCGATGTTGAATTGCTCCATGCGATGCTCCTCGCCTTTATGCTCGCTGGGAAGGACACAATTGGCGTGACCTTGATATGGACCTTCTACAAGCTCGCCCAGAATCCTAAGATTGTATCAATCATCCGCAGTGAACTCTCACCCATTGCATTACACAAAATAGACACGGGTACGGGCGCCATGGTAATCTTTGACCCAGAGGAGACAAAATCCATTGTCTATTTGAGAGCTGTCTTGTATGAGACTCTCAGATTGTACCCACCGGCCCCTTTCGAGCGCAAGACAATGGTTGCCGATAATATCATGCCGAGTGGTCATGAGGTGCATGCCGGCGAAACCATCCTTATTTCACTCCACTCCATGGGGAGGATGGAGGACATATGGGGCAAGGACTGTCACGACTACAACCCGCATAGGTGGCTCTTGGAGGGTAGCAACAAGCTGAGGTATGAACCATCTCACAAATTCTTGTCTTTCAACTCGGGTCCGAGGATTTGCCCTGGGAAGGAAATCGCTGTTATCCAAATGAGAACCATCGTTGCCACGGTGGTATGGAACTTTGACTTGGAGGTGGTGAAAGGACAGAGTATCGAGCCGAAGCTGTCTTGTACACTAGTGACAGAAAGAGAGATAGAGTAATTATATACTCGAAGATGTATGAGCTATTCAGCTCCCTCTAATATATATACAGATGAATATATTGTACCTCGTTATCAATTTTAATATACCTCATTATTAGTTACAACATAACCCAAAGTGCGTTATGTCAAAAAATTCATTTGGGTTCATATATATCTACAGATAGAGCTTCTGATCTATCTGAGAGAACATACTTTAtttatattactccctccgtttctattTAGACTGCATAtaaggtttggtcaaagtcaagctttgtaaagtttgagtaactttatattaaaaaataaaaacattaagaatatgaaatcaatattatcagatgcacCACAAAATGTATTTTCATGCTATATAGTTTTAATATTGTAGATGttcatttttttatataaatttggtcaaactctgtgtagtttgactttgaccaaatcttatatgcatgcggagtaaaaagaaacggaCGGAGTACTGCTCAGATGTGAAGTGCAATATGGAAGGCTGAATTTTTGGGTAGGCATGTTTGGTCGTTTCTTTTGGTCATCAAAAATACCGTGCTGGTATAGTTACATGCTGTATTGCCCTTATGTATACCCTGTATAGACGCGGAT
Encoded proteins:
- the LOC125529763 gene encoding noroxomaritidine synthase 2-like, whose product is MSISFSQELLIPTVLVLLVSLCLYFRSSSRSKNPSVLPIDWPIVHMLPAFIANLHNLCDYCAASLAESGHNFRIHLPQAHMFLTCDPVNIRHIFTTNHTNFPKGVEFAAIFDIMAGSFFTIDGEPYHRQRVKFHSVLGNPRLVASMVACCRDKMENGLLPLFTQMASTGTPFDMQEVVSRFMFDLAATSLFGVDTSLLSLDMPPMDVAIAMDTVMEVALFRHILPASCWKAMRWLNIGPERKLDAAHTVLRGFVTDMIKEKINRGCIGNEEEQESADILSSYINDPDYADVELLHAMLLAFMLAGKDTIGVTLIWTFYKLAQNPKIVSIIRSELSPIALHKIDTGTGAMVIFDPEETKSIVYLRAVLYETLRLYPPAPFERKTMVADNIMPSGHEVHAGETILISLHSMGRMEDIWGKDCHDYNPHRWLLEGSNKLRYEPSHKFLSFNSGPRICPGKEIAVIQMRTIVATVVWNFDLEVVKGQSIEPKLSCTLVTEREIE